One Alicyclobacillus acidoterrestris DNA window includes the following coding sequences:
- a CDS encoding TIGR02679 domain-containing protein, which yields MDELMTYLQQPGFERLWRAVADKYQRHGRVGGRVQLTGLSDEEIDALSGLLAVNLDGRTEVAIQLSKIDEALLNSKFRIGVADVLVRLFPDMRTREEQLAEASASWTAFRDWAKAGVHRPAVLDWIERLSEGNAPGYRTYMDCYRAYQRIGRCDDWRIAMKALEVSLSPHRVWRLPVFAAEVTGDPHGLDRNTLAGKVFYWGLVALTADSDAADSSLISALQPTATSDSEHVDDLESTDTASDAPSEYMRSVYMKAGIRLDDVSSIVWVGNWAGLFEVPVALPLMALDNHVKEVPAVDSVYVVENPSVFAELIEQLPFGVPVVCTSGQPSVAALRLLDMAVAAGSKIRYNGDFDVKGLQMTLSLGNRYGDAFEPWYMDVYTYRLASNEKQPELSDREVQMLKSLNVDWDDELIPAMTLVRKKVFQEHIISKLLSDF from the coding sequence ATGGACGAATTGATGACGTATCTTCAGCAGCCCGGGTTCGAGCGATTGTGGCGAGCGGTCGCGGATAAATACCAGAGACACGGGAGAGTTGGCGGGCGCGTTCAGCTCACAGGGCTATCCGACGAAGAGATAGACGCATTGTCAGGGCTTTTAGCTGTGAATCTCGATGGGCGGACAGAGGTTGCGATTCAATTATCGAAGATTGATGAGGCGCTTTTGAACAGCAAGTTTCGCATTGGAGTGGCGGACGTCTTGGTACGTCTGTTTCCAGATATGCGCACACGGGAAGAGCAACTGGCTGAGGCGTCGGCCAGTTGGACCGCCTTTCGCGATTGGGCGAAAGCAGGCGTTCATCGTCCGGCAGTGCTTGATTGGATTGAGAGATTGAGCGAGGGAAACGCTCCTGGCTATCGAACCTACATGGACTGTTATCGGGCTTATCAACGAATAGGTCGATGCGACGATTGGCGCATCGCGATGAAAGCTTTGGAGGTATCTCTTTCGCCGCATCGCGTGTGGAGGCTGCCTGTGTTTGCGGCTGAGGTCACGGGAGATCCCCATGGGTTGGACCGGAATACACTTGCGGGTAAGGTGTTCTATTGGGGATTGGTCGCGTTGACGGCCGATTCCGATGCTGCAGATAGCTCCTTAATAAGCGCACTGCAGCCGACCGCCACGTCTGATTCGGAACATGTTGACGATCTCGAATCGACCGATACGGCCAGCGACGCGCCGTCGGAGTATATGCGATCAGTCTATATGAAAGCCGGTATCCGACTCGATGACGTGAGTTCGATTGTCTGGGTCGGAAACTGGGCTGGTTTGTTTGAAGTGCCGGTAGCACTTCCGCTGATGGCGTTGGATAATCATGTGAAGGAAGTGCCAGCGGTAGACTCCGTGTACGTCGTGGAAAATCCATCTGTGTTCGCCGAACTGATTGAGCAGCTCCCATTTGGCGTTCCGGTTGTCTGCACCAGCGGGCAACCGTCGGTCGCGGCGCTTCGACTGCTGGACATGGCGGTTGCTGCGGGATCGAAGATTCGCTACAACGGGGACTTTGATGTCAAAGGTTTGCAGATGACCTTGTCGCTTGGCAACCGATACGGGGATGCGTTCGAGCCGTGGTATATGGATGTGTATACGTACCGGTTGGCGAGCAATGAGAAACAGCCGGAACTGTCTGATAGAGAAGTACAAATGCTGAAGAGCCTCAACGTAGACTGGGATGATGAATTGATTCCTGCGATGACACTTGTACGGAAGAAAGTCTTTCAGGAGCATATCATTTCGAAGCTATTGAGTGACTTTTGA
- a CDS encoding TIGR02678 family protein codes for MNASTRRKAPTRAEVKSDLQAVAMALLSRPWLTKQDDPDAFLLIKDHYEYLRDWFHEHAGYSLLVTRSFAKLDKIPGVFRSWMGIDGFHQPRDYALFTYGLWYLEAKSDGEQFLLTEMVEAIRNHLLGFGFDVDWALYDHRLSMVRALKKLRSLGVLTSIEGEETGWARDGATANVLYEASPLARYVLRRFPRELMAYGEIDELYEVEQTAVVPTSGDMMHNADVRSRRHKVFRRLLMEPVVYDFEWTDEERRYVQTQRSWITSQMEEMVGLEGRRFREGLYFYWPELMAEVDLFPTQSAASDVTMQFAAKLRDMLKEAPDSYPRDENGCLHLTRGEFEGILFSLRESSERYWTKEHREKSTTLLANDILEHMVEWNLAALDDTGTVVLLPGLSRYCGSYDDASVGNGGV; via the coding sequence ATGAATGCGTCTACGAGACGGAAGGCGCCGACTCGCGCCGAGGTCAAGAGCGATTTGCAGGCCGTCGCGATGGCACTTTTGAGTCGACCGTGGTTGACGAAACAGGATGATCCCGACGCGTTTCTGCTGATTAAAGATCACTATGAATACCTTCGCGACTGGTTTCATGAGCATGCCGGGTATTCGTTGTTGGTGACGAGGTCATTCGCGAAGCTCGATAAGATCCCCGGTGTGTTCCGAAGTTGGATGGGTATTGACGGTTTTCATCAACCCCGAGACTACGCTTTGTTCACCTATGGGTTGTGGTATTTGGAGGCGAAGTCGGATGGAGAGCAGTTTTTGCTCACAGAGATGGTGGAGGCCATTCGGAATCATCTGTTGGGATTCGGTTTCGATGTCGACTGGGCGTTGTACGATCACCGCTTGTCGATGGTTCGCGCTTTGAAAAAGTTGCGATCGCTTGGCGTACTCACGTCCATCGAGGGCGAGGAAACGGGTTGGGCTCGCGATGGGGCGACCGCGAACGTGCTGTACGAGGCGTCGCCGCTCGCTCGATATGTACTGCGGCGATTTCCTAGGGAATTAATGGCGTACGGCGAGATCGACGAATTGTACGAGGTGGAACAAACGGCCGTGGTGCCAACCAGTGGCGACATGATGCACAATGCGGATGTTCGATCCCGCCGGCACAAGGTTTTTCGCCGCCTTCTGATGGAACCTGTCGTCTACGACTTCGAGTGGACGGATGAAGAGCGGCGCTATGTTCAGACTCAGCGGTCTTGGATTACCTCGCAGATGGAAGAGATGGTGGGACTTGAAGGTCGTCGCTTTCGCGAGGGGCTCTATTTCTATTGGCCGGAATTGATGGCGGAAGTGGACTTGTTTCCCACTCAATCTGCCGCGTCAGACGTCACGATGCAATTCGCTGCGAAGCTGCGCGACATGTTGAAAGAAGCGCCGGACAGTTATCCACGCGATGAGAATGGATGTCTACACCTGACCCGCGGCGAGTTCGAAGGAATTTTGTTTTCACTCCGTGAATCGAGTGAACGGTACTGGACTAAGGAACATCGAGAAAAATCGACGACGCTGTTGGCGAATGACATTCTTGAGCATATGGTCGAGTGGAACTTGGCAGCGTTGGACGACACGGGCACAGTTGTGCTGTTGCCGGGGCTGTCGAGATACTGCGGAAGCTACGATGACGCGAGTGTAGGAAATGGAGGAGTGTGA
- a CDS encoding TIGR02677 family protein, with translation MTVDVGYNDEIDSVVLQRMSAMNRRQPRELWVKPVPEVKYLNADNVGRYRLIMRFFYDNYRKLKYWLKPEEVFAGISAWNLLDDYTLEQCQRDLDVLTEWRNLTSSHDGGRAGSIEEYLRKRYRYQMTPYAIEIERMLESLESIQGYGGSLEPTLLERIVVYVRTVAEHAGQFAPGEALQLWRDLQAAFRTLHENASDYLASLQTTRAEELMLTEQFLVFKDTLTNYLQNFMLGLQKYGAQVEGLIRRTDSAQWRTFLAAVVEDEMRTPSLDDVLSAEERLNGRLEEWAILTRWFVGSDIEESDVVFLERATKDTIGRMVRYAIAIQEKQRLGISRRRELDYLGQWFLRLDSVEDAHKLGAAAYGLMKPRHFQGEPPRWSDSPDLSMWDEAPMVRELTSRSRVRRKAGSTEPVRSREGEQAEARQVLLAQMEREAAVVRGFAELGNFHLSDLDVLSVEQRRVLLSWISRCLVNKARRFRTADGYHIELTLPESDERAELTFSDGQLDMPNFHISIREAARS, from the coding sequence ATGACTGTGGATGTAGGATATAATGACGAGATAGATTCCGTTGTCTTGCAGAGGATGAGTGCTATGAATCGACGTCAACCCAGGGAACTTTGGGTCAAGCCAGTGCCCGAGGTTAAGTATCTCAATGCCGATAATGTGGGACGATATCGGCTCATTATGCGATTTTTCTATGATAACTATCGGAAGTTGAAGTATTGGTTGAAGCCGGAGGAAGTGTTTGCGGGCATTTCCGCATGGAATCTGCTGGATGACTATACCCTCGAACAGTGTCAGCGGGACCTGGATGTGTTGACCGAATGGAGAAATCTGACCAGTAGCCACGATGGTGGTCGGGCTGGGTCTATCGAAGAGTATCTGCGCAAGCGATATCGATATCAGATGACGCCGTATGCGATTGAGATTGAGCGTATGCTCGAGAGTTTGGAGAGTATTCAAGGGTACGGCGGATCGTTGGAGCCGACACTGCTCGAGCGGATTGTCGTGTATGTTCGAACGGTTGCCGAGCATGCGGGACAATTTGCCCCGGGAGAGGCCCTTCAGCTGTGGAGAGATTTGCAAGCCGCGTTTCGAACGCTTCATGAGAACGCCTCCGATTATCTGGCCAGCTTGCAAACGACACGTGCGGAAGAATTAATGCTGACGGAGCAGTTTCTCGTTTTTAAAGATACGTTAACCAATTATCTGCAGAATTTTATGCTTGGTCTTCAAAAGTACGGGGCACAGGTCGAAGGTCTGATTCGCCGGACGGATTCGGCCCAATGGAGAACCTTTCTGGCGGCCGTTGTCGAGGATGAGATGAGAACCCCTAGCCTAGACGATGTGTTGTCTGCGGAAGAACGCCTGAACGGGCGGCTAGAAGAGTGGGCGATTTTGACGCGATGGTTCGTCGGGAGCGACATCGAGGAAAGTGACGTAGTGTTTCTCGAACGCGCCACGAAGGACACCATTGGGCGCATGGTTCGCTACGCCATCGCCATTCAGGAAAAGCAACGGCTTGGCATCAGCCGGCGTCGGGAGTTGGATTACTTGGGGCAGTGGTTCTTGCGCCTCGATTCAGTGGAAGACGCGCATAAATTGGGCGCGGCGGCGTACGGACTCATGAAGCCGCGGCATTTTCAGGGGGAACCGCCGAGATGGTCTGATTCGCCCGATTTGTCGATGTGGGACGAGGCGCCGATGGTGCGGGAACTCACTTCTCGTAGTCGCGTTCGGCGCAAAGCGGGATCGACCGAGCCTGTCAGGTCGCGTGAGGGTGAGCAAGCTGAGGCCAGACAGGTGCTGCTTGCGCAAATGGAGCGGGAAGCGGCTGTCGTCCGAGGGTTTGCTGAACTTGGCAATTTCCATCTGTCCGATCTCGACGTTTTGTCGGTCGAGCAACGACGTGTGCTGCTGTCCTGGATCAGTCGTTGTTTGGTCAACAAAGCGAGGCGATTTCGAACGGCGGACGGCTATCATATCGAATTGACGCTGCCTGAGTCGGACGAGCGAGCGGAATTAACTTTTTCCGATGGTCAATTGGACATGCCTAATTTCCATATCTCCATTCGGGAGGCGGCTAGATCATGA
- a CDS encoding TIGR02680 family protein, translating to MANERWQMNRAGFLNFWFYTDQSFQLSDGRLILRGANGAGKSVTMQSFLPLVLDGDKRPVRLDPFGSKDRKIEYYLLGDAESGISDRTGYVYLEFIQPATDKTVTVGIGLRARRGANQVAFWGFSLTDGRRIGHDFFLYDVDVFEREGEKIPLDHAGLEAAIGAGGRVVKEQREYQQMVNQVLFGFKDEQAYKDLLNLLIQLRSPKLSKEFRPTTIYTILNDSLPPLGDDDLLPLSQVLQDMDEISDRLDELMLHQDAAKRLADAYERYNQMWLYETAKRTVDATKAADDAFQAAEEQVALLKLAEAEREETDQAFVQATKDRDKTETELELLKRSEGMELRIELDGTQNRVKDTARELKDTEERIAQNKEEVRRKQVRVDAEMRKLEDEEHKQRGWLTDMAEIAKDIEFSTHEAYAGGVSTSLEDLDEATWQRWLADVDRYRGELDHALDLIRKERAEADKLKEAERQMSVARERRDAAEKTVQERERDLSAAITLQEDLAFAWFKGLTELPLSEEAWRSLLNDLRRYGELSYDQILTPAKEALDTGRSKATEARLKFAHEKSLLEEQRTQLERELEEWRTFKEAEPPRTGARSDTRNRRVALAADKRISGAPLYKVCEFRDSVDEPTRAALETALFQSGLLDAWVSPEAPPVEDGDEDGWIRPNPAVFGYTLADYLMPTPSEESGLTPQFVEDVLRTILIANPDSVEDANTAAVTTFGQYMLGPLVGQSASKPSAEWIGFEARKRSRQAAMERLKEDISALTDRIGELDRDIAEIECRIRAMHAEFAAFPSEEPLRTHLAQLETAKRDFAHARDVEAKQTDAFKMQQAAWQKVKEILVSYISRWDALRIESDFQHALGLLRSYEQTCQSCRMSARLSARMRLEMGYLKDEIDRLEQHIDEDMSTETELRRRLSGLQTTITSLRARLEALGALNVHDQEHQLKERLEMLRRHIETLQDMKVERATKVTRLQERLREKREVLDKSERVLEACIERFRQEWQLGLTVHGRADGDETMALSGRQEVIQAARKAFRALRGVCEARNIQSITDQLREVFAVEKNTLLDYSLESRFDESLERLFVESRRDRNHSWTPFRIHQELTRMVEEQRILISEKDRELYEQILIHSVGRAIRDKINRAERWVKEMNHFMSLRNTSSGMVLSLDWKPRPARGERELDTERLVYLLRKSPSTLLDEEMEDMIEHFRSRIRMAKEESESGETLRSLIREFLDYRNWFSFTLYYRKGGMASRRELTDSQFNVLSGGEKAMAMYIPLFAATDSRFNDSRPDAPRLISLDEAFAGVDEENMRDMFELLTDMKFDYMMTSQQLWGCYDTVPALSIYEIFRPGDVDFVTVIPYYWNGHSRRIVDGDDWSSAQEAAATVEPVLE from the coding sequence ATGGCGAATGAACGGTGGCAGATGAATCGGGCTGGGTTTCTGAATTTCTGGTTTTATACAGATCAAAGTTTTCAATTGTCCGATGGACGTTTAATTCTGCGGGGCGCGAACGGTGCTGGCAAGTCCGTCACGATGCAGAGCTTTCTTCCGCTCGTGCTTGACGGTGACAAACGACCGGTGAGACTCGATCCGTTTGGTTCCAAAGACCGCAAAATCGAATACTACCTCCTTGGCGACGCGGAAAGCGGTATTTCGGACCGGACAGGCTATGTCTACTTGGAGTTCATTCAGCCAGCGACGGACAAGACCGTCACGGTCGGTATCGGCCTGCGGGCGCGGCGAGGGGCGAATCAAGTCGCGTTTTGGGGATTCAGTTTGACGGATGGGCGGCGGATTGGACACGATTTTTTCCTTTATGACGTCGATGTGTTCGAACGGGAAGGTGAGAAGATCCCGCTCGATCACGCCGGGCTCGAAGCAGCGATTGGTGCGGGCGGCCGCGTCGTCAAGGAACAGCGGGAATACCAGCAGATGGTTAACCAGGTTTTGTTCGGGTTCAAGGATGAGCAGGCGTATAAGGATTTGCTCAATCTATTGATTCAATTGAGATCTCCCAAGTTGTCGAAAGAGTTTCGGCCGACGACGATTTATACCATCTTGAACGACTCGCTGCCGCCGCTCGGGGACGACGATTTGCTTCCGTTGTCGCAGGTTTTGCAGGACATGGACGAAATCAGCGATAGATTGGATGAACTGATGTTGCATCAGGACGCGGCGAAGCGGCTTGCGGACGCGTACGAGCGTTACAACCAGATGTGGCTGTATGAAACGGCGAAGCGGACCGTTGACGCGACGAAGGCTGCCGACGACGCGTTCCAGGCGGCGGAGGAACAGGTCGCGCTGTTGAAGCTGGCGGAGGCCGAGAGAGAAGAGACGGACCAGGCGTTTGTTCAGGCCACAAAGGATCGGGACAAGACGGAGACGGAACTCGAGTTGCTCAAGCGTTCCGAGGGCATGGAGCTTCGAATCGAGCTGGATGGCACGCAAAATCGAGTGAAAGACACAGCGCGCGAGCTAAAAGATACGGAAGAGCGTATCGCGCAAAACAAGGAGGAAGTGAGACGAAAGCAGGTTCGGGTTGACGCGGAAATGCGCAAACTCGAAGACGAGGAGCACAAACAGCGCGGTTGGCTGACGGACATGGCCGAGATCGCCAAGGACATTGAATTCAGCACGCATGAAGCCTATGCTGGCGGTGTCAGTACGTCCTTGGAGGATTTAGACGAGGCGACGTGGCAGCGCTGGTTGGCGGATGTGGACCGTTATCGTGGAGAGCTAGATCACGCGCTCGATTTGATTCGCAAAGAACGAGCAGAGGCGGATAAGCTCAAGGAAGCGGAGAGACAAATGAGCGTGGCCCGGGAGCGGCGGGATGCTGCGGAGAAAACGGTGCAGGAGCGAGAAAGAGACTTGTCCGCCGCGATTACCTTGCAGGAGGATCTCGCCTTCGCTTGGTTTAAGGGACTGACGGAACTGCCCTTATCCGAGGAAGCTTGGCGTTCCCTCCTCAACGATTTGCGCCGTTACGGCGAGCTTTCGTATGACCAGATTCTCACGCCAGCCAAGGAAGCATTGGATACAGGGCGGAGCAAGGCGACAGAAGCGCGTTTGAAGTTCGCGCACGAGAAATCTTTGTTGGAAGAACAGCGAACACAGTTAGAACGCGAGTTGGAGGAGTGGCGCACCTTTAAGGAAGCCGAACCACCTCGGACGGGCGCGAGATCTGACACGCGCAATCGGCGGGTGGCTCTGGCAGCAGACAAGCGCATTTCAGGCGCGCCACTGTACAAAGTATGCGAGTTCCGTGATTCGGTGGACGAGCCTACCCGGGCTGCATTGGAGACTGCGTTGTTTCAGAGCGGACTGCTCGACGCGTGGGTGTCACCGGAAGCACCTCCTGTTGAAGATGGCGACGAAGACGGATGGATTCGACCGAACCCTGCTGTTTTTGGTTACACGCTGGCTGACTATCTGATGCCGACACCGTCGGAGGAAAGTGGGTTGACGCCGCAATTCGTGGAAGACGTGCTTCGCACGATTCTGATTGCGAATCCGGATTCGGTTGAGGATGCCAACACAGCGGCCGTGACGACCTTCGGCCAGTACATGCTGGGACCCTTGGTGGGGCAGAGTGCGAGCAAACCGAGCGCGGAATGGATTGGCTTTGAAGCGCGCAAACGTTCCCGGCAGGCGGCGATGGAGCGATTGAAGGAAGATATTTCTGCGCTGACGGATCGGATTGGGGAACTAGATAGAGACATTGCCGAGATAGAGTGCCGTATTCGCGCAATGCACGCAGAGTTTGCGGCTTTTCCCTCCGAAGAGCCTCTCAGAACACATCTTGCTCAGCTCGAGACTGCCAAACGCGATTTTGCGCACGCGAGAGACGTGGAAGCAAAGCAAACAGACGCGTTCAAGATGCAGCAGGCCGCCTGGCAAAAGGTGAAGGAAATCTTGGTCTCATATATCTCCCGGTGGGATGCACTGCGAATCGAATCGGACTTTCAGCATGCGCTCGGCTTGTTGCGCAGCTATGAACAAACATGTCAATCATGCCGAATGAGCGCGCGATTGTCTGCGCGAATGCGTTTGGAAATGGGGTATTTGAAGGACGAGATCGACAGACTGGAGCAGCACATCGACGAAGACATGTCGACCGAGACAGAATTGCGCCGCCGTTTGTCCGGTTTGCAGACGACCATCACGTCGCTGCGAGCGCGTTTGGAGGCGTTAGGCGCGCTCAATGTACATGATCAAGAGCACCAACTGAAGGAACGCTTGGAGATGTTGCGCAGGCACATTGAGACGCTGCAGGACATGAAGGTGGAACGGGCGACGAAGGTGACGCGCCTCCAAGAGCGGCTGCGGGAGAAACGGGAGGTATTGGATAAAAGTGAGCGTGTACTCGAAGCGTGTATCGAGCGTTTTCGTCAGGAATGGCAACTTGGTTTAACGGTTCACGGTAGGGCAGATGGGGACGAAACGATGGCGCTTAGCGGGCGTCAGGAAGTGATTCAAGCGGCGCGCAAGGCCTTTCGTGCGTTGCGCGGTGTTTGTGAAGCTCGAAATATCCAGTCCATCACGGATCAGTTGCGAGAGGTATTTGCCGTCGAAAAAAACACGCTTCTTGACTATTCGCTGGAGTCGCGGTTCGACGAATCGCTGGAGCGGCTGTTTGTCGAATCGAGGCGGGATAGAAATCACTCTTGGACACCATTTCGCATCCATCAGGAGTTGACGCGAATGGTGGAAGAGCAGCGGATTTTGATCAGCGAGAAGGACCGCGAGTTGTACGAACAGATTCTGATTCACAGCGTCGGTCGTGCGATACGAGACAAGATTAACCGCGCGGAACGCTGGGTCAAAGAAATGAACCATTTTATGTCACTCCGGAACACGTCGAGCGGTATGGTGTTGTCCTTGGACTGGAAGCCTCGTCCTGCCCGTGGTGAGCGAGAATTGGACACGGAGCGGCTCGTTTATTTGCTCCGCAAGAGCCCCAGCACGTTGTTGGACGAAGAAATGGAAGATATGATTGAGCATTTTCGTTCCCGCATACGCATGGCGAAAGAAGAGTCCGAATCTGGAGAAACACTGCGGAGCTTGATTCGTGAATTCCTAGATTATCGGAATTGGTTTTCGTTCACGTTGTATTATCGCAAAGGCGGTATGGCGTCTCGGAGAGAGTTGACGGATTCGCAATTTAACGTGCTGAGCGGCGGTGAAAAGGCGATGGCGATGTACATTCCTTTGTTTGCGGCGACCGATTCGAGGTTTAACGATTCTCGTCCAGACGCGCCGCGTCTCATTTCACTCGACGAAGCGTTTGCTGGTGTGGACGAAGAAAATATGCGCGATATGTTCGAATTGTTGACTGATATGAAGTTCGACTATATGATGACAAGCCAACAACTCTGGGGATGTTACGACACCGTTCCAGCGTTGTCCATCTACGAGATCTTCCGACCCGGCGACGTCGACTTCGTCACGGTGATTCCATATTATTGGAATGGACATTCGAGACGCATCGTGGATGGTGACGATTGGAGTTCGGCTCAGGAAGCTGCAGCTACGGTTGAACCGGTTCTCGAATGA